In a genomic window of Larus michahellis chromosome 3, bLarMic1.1, whole genome shotgun sequence:
- the TP53I3 gene encoding quinone oxidoreductase PIG3 isoform X3 has protein sequence MNQLQALLNDSLIRTKHVENAAIINIKERKVCASTFGFNVPPENALNLISTFYKNLLQVRRGGLCFQEKYYKCVRADEHSIYLQNPDGGLIVVKTKAFILVATYRVGMYPSVCVEAVEKLEKMLAVYFDCPGGPENLYVKEVMKPQPGEGEVLVKVSASALNRADIVQRRGKYPPPKGASDILGLEAAGSVAGFGPGCKGRWKIGDAVMALLSGGGQAEYVTVPEGYLMPIPNDMTFIQAAAIPEAWLTAFQLLHFVGKIQKGERVLIHAGASGVGMAAIQLVRLAKAVPIVTAGTQEKLKAAANAGAAAGFNYKSEDFSEKVLEFTQGAGVDIILDCVGGSYWEKNLSCLSTDGRWIVYGLLGGGEVHGDLLARLLSKRGSIHTSLLRSRDKEYKERLVKAFTEDVLPYFSRGASPHLETLIDSIYPLHEIAEAHRLMEENKNIGKIVIKMPASS, from the exons atgaaccAACTGCAGGCTTTGCTGAATGACAGTCTTATCAGAACAAAGCATGTGGAAAACGCAGCTATCATcaacataaaggaaagaaaagtctgTGCATCAACCTTTGGCTTTAAT GTGCCACCAGAGAACGCTTTAAACCTTATCTCCACTTTCTACAAGAACTTACTGCAAGTTAGAAGGGGAGGACTCTGCTTCCAGGAGAAGTACTATAAATGTGTCCGCGCAGATGAGCATTCCATCTATCTTCAAAAT CCAGATGGAGGCCTGATAGTTGTGAAGACAAAGGCTTTCATCCTGGTTGCTACTTACAGAGTGGGCATGTATCCCAGTGTGTGCGTGGAAGCTGTGGAGAAACTAG agaaaatgttgGCAGTCTATTTTGATTGCCCAGGAGGCCCGGAAAATCTCTATGTGAAAGAAGTGATGAAAccacagccaggagaaggagaagTTCTTGTGAAGGTCTCTGCCAGCGCTTTGAATAGAGCTGATATAGTCCAG agGAGAGGGAAGTACCCTCCCCCCAAAGGAGCAAGTGATATTTTAGGCTTAGAAGCAGCTGGGAGCGTGGCTGGGTTCGGACCTGGCTGCAAGGGCCGGTGGAAGATTGGCGATGCAGTGATGGCTCTGCTCTCCGGAGGTGGCCAGGCAGAATACGTTACAGTACCCGAAGGCTACCTGATGCCAATTCCCAATGATATGACTTTTATTCAGGCTGCAGCCATTCCCGAAGCCTGGTTAACAGCCTTTCAGCTGCTGCATTTTGTAG GTAAAATACAGAAGGGCGAGAGAGTGCTGATCCACGCTGGCGCTAGCGGAGTTGGCATGGCAGCCATTCAGCTGGTGAGACTGGCAAAAGCTGTCCCCATCGTGACAGCGGGAACTCAAGAgaaactgaaagcagcagcaaacgcCGGAGCAGCTGCAGGGTTCAACTACAAGAGTGAAGATTTTAGTGAAAAGGTCTTGGAGTTCACCCAAG GTGCTGGAGTAGATATTATTTTGGATTGTGTTGGTGGCTCATACTGGGAGAAGAATCTCAGCTGTCTGAGTACTGATGGCCGGTGGATTGTTTATGGACTGCTGGGTGGAGGTGAAGTACATGGAGATTTGCTTGCAAGGCTGCTTTCCAAAAGAGGGAGCATCCATACAAGTCTATTACGATCACGAGACAAGGAG tataAGGAACGGCTGGTGAAAGCCTTCACAGAAGATGTGCTGCCGTATTTTTCTAGAGGAGCCTCCCCTCACCTCGAAACACTTATTGACAGCATTTACCCTCTGCACGAGATTGCAGAGGCACACAGGCTcatggaagaaaacaagaatattGGCAAAATTGTCATCAAAATGCCTGCTTCATCTTAA
- the FKBP1B gene encoding peptidyl-prolyl cis-trans isomerase FKBP1B isoform X2, with translation MLQNGKKFDSSRDRNKPFRFKIGRQEVIKGFEEGVTQMSLGQRAKLTCTPEMAYGATGHPGVIPPNATLLFDVELLRLE, from the exons ATGTTACAGAACGGAAAGAAGTTTGATTCCTCCAGAGACAGAAACAAGCCTTTCAGGTTCAAGATTGGCAGGCAAGAAGTCATTAAAGGATTCGAAGAAGGTGTTACACAG ATGAGCTTAGGACAAAGAGCAAAGCTGACCTGCACACCTGAGATGGCCTATGGAGCCACAGGCCACCCTGGGGTCATCCCTCCCAACGCTACCCTCCTCTTTGACGTGGAGCTTCTCAGGTTAGAGTGA
- the SF3B6 gene encoding splicing factor 3B subunit 6, giving the protein MAMQAAKRANIRLPPEVNRILYIRNLPYKITAEEMYDIFGKYGPIRQIRVGNTPETRGTAYVVYEDIFDAKNACDHLSGFNVCNRYLVVLYYNANRAFQKMDTKKKEEQLKLLKEKYGINTDPPK; this is encoded by the exons ATGGCGATGCAAGCGGCCAAGCGAGCCAAT ATTCGGCTGCCGCCAGAAGTCAATCGGATCCTGTATATTAGGAACCTGCCCTATAAAATCACGGCGGAGGAAATGTATGATATTTTTGGGAAATACGGGCCTATTCGACAAATCAGAGT TGGAAACACTCCTGAAACTAGAGGAACAGCCTACGTGGTCTATGAAGACATCTTTGATGCCAAAAACGCCTGTGATCACCTGTCGGGATTCAACGTGTGCAACAGATACCTCGTCGTTTTGTACTACAATGCAAACAGG GCATTCCAGAAGATGGacacaaagaagaaagaggaacagCTTAAGCTTCTCAAGGAAAAATATGGAATTAATACAGACCCACCAAAATAA
- the TP53I3 gene encoding quinone oxidoreductase PIG3 isoform X1 translates to MLAVYFDCPGGPENLYVKEVMKPQPGEGEVLVKVSASALNRADIVQRRGKYPPPKGASDILGLEAAGSVAGFGPGCKGRWKIGDAVMALLSGGGQAEYVTVPEGYLMPIPNDMTFIQAAAIPEAWLTAFQLLHFVGKIQKGERVLIHAGASGVGMAAIQLVRLAKAVPIVTAGTQEKLKAAANAGAAAGFNYKSEDFSEKVLEFTQGAGVDIILDCVGGSYWEKNLSCLSTDGRWIVYGLLGGGEVHGDLLARLLSKRGSIHTSLLRSRDKEYKERLVKAFTEDVLPYFSRGASPHLETLIDSIYPLHEIAEAHRLMEENKNIGKIVIKMPASS, encoded by the exons atgttgGCAGTCTATTTTGATTGCCCAGGAGGCCCGGAAAATCTCTATGTGAAAGAAGTGATGAAAccacagccaggagaaggagaagTTCTTGTGAAGGTCTCTGCCAGCGCTTTGAATAGAGCTGATATAGTCCAG agGAGAGGGAAGTACCCTCCCCCCAAAGGAGCAAGTGATATTTTAGGCTTAGAAGCAGCTGGGAGCGTGGCTGGGTTCGGACCTGGCTGCAAGGGCCGGTGGAAGATTGGCGATGCAGTGATGGCTCTGCTCTCCGGAGGTGGCCAGGCAGAATACGTTACAGTACCCGAAGGCTACCTGATGCCAATTCCCAATGATATGACTTTTATTCAGGCTGCAGCCATTCCCGAAGCCTGGTTAACAGCCTTTCAGCTGCTGCATTTTGTAG GTAAAATACAGAAGGGCGAGAGAGTGCTGATCCACGCTGGCGCTAGCGGAGTTGGCATGGCAGCCATTCAGCTGGTGAGACTGGCAAAAGCTGTCCCCATCGTGACAGCGGGAACTCAAGAgaaactgaaagcagcagcaaacgcCGGAGCAGCTGCAGGGTTCAACTACAAGAGTGAAGATTTTAGTGAAAAGGTCTTGGAGTTCACCCAAG GTGCTGGAGTAGATATTATTTTGGATTGTGTTGGTGGCTCATACTGGGAGAAGAATCTCAGCTGTCTGAGTACTGATGGCCGGTGGATTGTTTATGGACTGCTGGGTGGAGGTGAAGTACATGGAGATTTGCTTGCAAGGCTGCTTTCCAAAAGAGGGAGCATCCATACAAGTCTATTACGATCACGAGACAAGGAG tataAGGAACGGCTGGTGAAAGCCTTCACAGAAGATGTGCTGCCGTATTTTTCTAGAGGAGCCTCCCCTCACCTCGAAACACTTATTGACAGCATTTACCCTCTGCACGAGATTGCAGAGGCACACAGGCTcatggaagaaaacaagaatattGGCAAAATTGTCATCAAAATGCCTGCTTCATCTTAA
- the TP53I3 gene encoding quinone oxidoreductase PIG3 isoform X2 yields the protein MPGFLGLFWFWVFFSEKMLAVYFDCPGGPENLYVKEVMKPQPGEGEVLVKVSASALNRADIVQRRGKYPPPKGASDILGLEAAGSVAGFGPGCKGRWKIGDAVMALLSGGGQAEYVTVPEGYLMPIPNDMTFIQAAAIPEAWLTAFQLLHFVGKIQKGERVLIHAGASGVGMAAIQLVRLAKAVPIVTAGTQEKLKAAANAGAAAGFNYKSEDFSEKVLEFTQGAGVDIILDCVGGSYWEKNLSCLSTDGRWIVYGLLGGGEVHGDLLARLLSKRGSIHTSLLRSRDKEYKERLVKAFTEDVLPYFSRGASPHLETLIDSIYPLHEIAEAHRLMEENKNIGKIVIKMPASS from the exons ATGccaggttttttgggtttgttttggttttgggtttttttttcagagaaaatgttgGCAGTCTATTTTGATTGCCCAGGAGGCCCGGAAAATCTCTATGTGAAAGAAGTGATGAAAccacagccaggagaaggagaagTTCTTGTGAAGGTCTCTGCCAGCGCTTTGAATAGAGCTGATATAGTCCAG agGAGAGGGAAGTACCCTCCCCCCAAAGGAGCAAGTGATATTTTAGGCTTAGAAGCAGCTGGGAGCGTGGCTGGGTTCGGACCTGGCTGCAAGGGCCGGTGGAAGATTGGCGATGCAGTGATGGCTCTGCTCTCCGGAGGTGGCCAGGCAGAATACGTTACAGTACCCGAAGGCTACCTGATGCCAATTCCCAATGATATGACTTTTATTCAGGCTGCAGCCATTCCCGAAGCCTGGTTAACAGCCTTTCAGCTGCTGCATTTTGTAG GTAAAATACAGAAGGGCGAGAGAGTGCTGATCCACGCTGGCGCTAGCGGAGTTGGCATGGCAGCCATTCAGCTGGTGAGACTGGCAAAAGCTGTCCCCATCGTGACAGCGGGAACTCAAGAgaaactgaaagcagcagcaaacgcCGGAGCAGCTGCAGGGTTCAACTACAAGAGTGAAGATTTTAGTGAAAAGGTCTTGGAGTTCACCCAAG GTGCTGGAGTAGATATTATTTTGGATTGTGTTGGTGGCTCATACTGGGAGAAGAATCTCAGCTGTCTGAGTACTGATGGCCGGTGGATTGTTTATGGACTGCTGGGTGGAGGTGAAGTACATGGAGATTTGCTTGCAAGGCTGCTTTCCAAAAGAGGGAGCATCCATACAAGTCTATTACGATCACGAGACAAGGAG tataAGGAACGGCTGGTGAAAGCCTTCACAGAAGATGTGCTGCCGTATTTTTCTAGAGGAGCCTCCCCTCACCTCGAAACACTTATTGACAGCATTTACCCTCTGCACGAGATTGCAGAGGCACACAGGCTcatggaagaaaacaagaatattGGCAAAATTGTCATCAAAATGCCTGCTTCATCTTAA